TCAACCCGCCGGAAGCGCGCCACGGCTATCTCGCCGCGGCCCGCGTCCACCATCGCCCAGATGGGCAGACCCGTGGCGCCGAAGGGGTACGCGGCCACCTCCAGCGTCCCCACGCCCACCAGCGGCAGCCCGCGGGCGAAGGCCAGGCCCTTGGCTACGCTCAGGCCCACCCGCAGGGCGGTGAAGCCGCCCGGCCCCAGGGCCACCGCCAGCCCGTCAACGTCGTCCAGCGACGCGTGGACATGGCGGAGCAGCGCCTCAATGGCGGGCAGCAGCTCCCGCGTATGGCCCTGCTCGGACACCCACGCCAGTTCGCCACGGACCGCGCCATCAGCGTAGAGGGCCACGGCGGACTGACGGGTGGACGTATCAATAGCCAGCGTCATCATACGCGT
This region of Dehalococcoidia bacterium genomic DNA includes:
- the tsaB gene encoding tRNA (adenosine(37)-N6)-threonylcarbamoyltransferase complex dimerization subunit type 1 TsaB, translating into MMTLAIDTSTRQSAVALYADGAVRGELAWVSEQGHTRELLPAIEALLRHVHASLDDVDGLAVALGPGGFTALRVGLSVAKGLAFARGLPLVGVGTLEVAAYPFGATGLPIWAMVDAGRGEIAVARFRRVDGAWRREEPEHLTTLDSLCARVEEPSLFCGELTPAVEAALRERLGKLALVPPPAARRRSAGVLAELGAERLARGERDNADALQPLYLRRPSITAPRKP